From Lagenorhynchus albirostris chromosome 10, mLagAlb1.1, whole genome shotgun sequence, the proteins below share one genomic window:
- the LOC132527600 gene encoding histone H2A type 1-C, with protein sequence MSGRGKQGGKARAKAKSRSSRAGLQFPVGRVHRLLRKGNYAERVGAGAPVYLAAVLEYLTAEILELAGNAARDNKKTRIIPRHLQLAIRNDEELNKLLGRVTIAQGGVLPNIQAVLLPKKTESHHKAKGK encoded by the coding sequence ATGTCTGGACGTGGCAAGCAAGGTGGTAAGGCTCGGGCTAAAGCGAAGTCTCGCTCCTCGCGGGCCGGTCTCCAGTTTCCCGTGGGCCGAGTGCATCGCCTACTTCGTAAGGGCAACTACGCTGAGCGGGTCGGGGCTGGCGCGCCGGTGTATTTGGCAGCGGTATTGGAGTACTTGACGGCTGAGATACTGGAGTTGGCTGGTAATGCGGCGCGCGACAACAAGAAGACTCGCATCATTCCACGCCACCTGCAGCTGGCCATCCGCAACGATGAGGAGCTTAACAAACTGTTGGGCCGCGTGACCATCGCTCAGGGCGGGGTCTTGCCGAACATCCAGGCGGTGCTGTTGCCTAAGAAGACCGAGAGCCATCACAAGGCCAAGGGCAAGTGA
- the LOC132527616 gene encoding histone H2B type 1-C/E/F/G/I-like, protein MPESAKSVPAPKKGSKKAVTKAQKKDGKKRKRSRKESYSVYVYKVLKQVHPDTGISSKAMGIMNSFVNDIFERIAGEASRLAHYNKRSTITSREIQTAVRLLLPGELAKHAVSEGTKAVTKYTSSK, encoded by the coding sequence ATGCCAGAGTCAGCCAAGTCCGTTCCTGCCCCGAAGAAGGGCTCTAAGAAGGCAGTGACCAAGGCGCAGAAGAAGGATGGCAAGAAGCGCAAGCGCAGCCGCAAGGAGAGTTATTCTGTGTACGTGTACAAGGTGCTGAAGCAGGTCCACCCGGACACCGGCATCTCGTCCAAGGCCATGGGCATCATGAACTCGTTCGTCAACGACATCTTCGAGCGCATTGCGGGCGAGGCGTCGCGCCTGGCGCATTATAACAAGCGCTCGACCATCACGTCCAGGGAGATCCAAACGGCCGTGCGCCTGCTGCTGCCCGGGGAGCTGGCCAAGCACGCTGTGTCTGAGGGCACCAAGGCTGTCACCAAGTACACCAGCTCCAAGTAA